agagcaTCCCGGCCAACCCAGAGCAtcccaggcagggcagagcatcCTGGCCAGGGCAAAGCATCTTGGCCAGGGCAGAGCATCCTGACCAGTTCAGAGCATCCCAGCCAGGGCAAAGTATCCCAGCCAGTGCAGAGCATCCCAGACAGGGCAAAGTATCCCAGCCAGGGCAAAGCATCCCAGACAGGGCAGCATCCTGGCTAGCCCAGAGCATCCCGCCCAGCCCAGAGCATCCCAGCCAGGGCAAAGCATCCCAGACAGGGCAGAGCATCCCAGCCAGCGCGGAGCATCCCAACCAGGGCAGAGCATCCCAGCCAGTGCAGAGCAtcccagccagggcagagcaTCCCGCCCAGCCCAGAGCATCCCAGCCAGGGCAAAGCATCCCAGACAGGGCAGAGCAtcccagccagggcagagcaTCCTGACCAGCCCAGAGCATCCCCGCCAGGGTAGAACAACTCAGACAGAGCAGAGCATCCCAGCCAGGGCAGAACAActcagccagggcagagcatcccagccagggcagagcaTGCACGCATGACCCATCAGTGAAGATTGGGCAAGCAGAGCCTGGTGCATTCGGCCCAGGAGTTGCAGCAGGGTCACCTTTGGTatcacagcactgcacagtccTTGTTCTGCAATGGGAGCGGTATCTCATTTCTTCCTCAATTAGCTCCTGATTATCAGTGTCCCAGGGCCCCTTTCCAGTCTCTGTTTAATGCACCATTAATAATTCATTTCTCAGATAGCAAGAACGCAGCGCGAGGTTAGGGCTTTGTGACTAATAAGTACCAGAGCAACCCTCATCTCCAAGGGACAAATGAagggaacaaaaataaagcGAAAGAATCAAAGATACTGTGTTTTGTGGCCTTTAATCAAACACTGGATGAAGAGTTTGATTACTGAGGTGAAGAACACACAGGCAAACTCCTCcttggcagctgcaggctgctgggctcccacacctcccagcactgctgcggCCTCACCGGCACCGTCCCACCACCTTCCCTGGCAGCagagggggaaactgaggcacgctGAGGCAAAACTCAGGTGGTCACCAAGCAAAAGCAGGGGCTATCCCATCCTGTCCCGCTCCCAGGGCAGGAGGTTTAGGTGCAGGGTGGATCTTTCCTCAAGCTGGAAGATCCCAGGCAGCCAGatccccccagcacccagccctggtGGTCTAGAAACCAGAAAGCTTGGCTTTTTCCTGGAAACCCCTGGATGTTTCCCTGGAAGCCCTGaatgctccagcccctccatggGGGCTTTGGGGATGGGTGGAAGGCACAGCCCAACCTGACCGAGGGGCTGCAACATCCCACTGCACCAGGGAGGGTACCCAACATTGAAGAACTTCCATGAACATGCACGTGGTGTCACAcaggatgggaaggaaaagcagcttcttgctctctcccaccaccaccaccatgccCTGTTTTGGGTAACAGCAGAGAAACTGTGAAAGGGAAACAAACCACCGAACAAAATTCATCCGCCAAAATAACCAcggctgcaggaggagaaacagccGGGTGCCATGCGAGGCGGGGTGTGATGGACTGGGGGCACCCGGCAGTGAAAGAGGGCTGGGTAGCAGCGCTGGGGATGTCTCTGCAGTTGGCTGGGGCAACAGGCACGCCAGGATGAGGCTTTCCCAAGGCTGGGCATCCTGCGCTGCCCAccaaggggcagggagaggggcagagccAGCGCTGACCGCAGAGCGCGGCAAGGAGCCGCACGGCGTGTTGGCAGCTGCACATTAAGTGTGACGGGTTTCTGACAGATCCAATTATAAAGCCAGGTCTCAGCAGAATTGCAGCCCCGAGATTTAGCGCATGAAATTTTGTTTGGGAATTTTCCGATATTGCAGCTTGTGCCACGAGTCCCCGCGGGCaccaggctgtgccagcacccatCAGGTCATCCCTGGGTCTCAAGCCCACCATGCTGcaccccctcccttccctgcatccAGCCGATGCACAGCCCAAATGCAGAGAGTCATCTAAAAAATGGCAAGAATGAGAGAGGCAACACTATGGCAGCACAGAAGAGGGGGATACCCAcagcctcccccagcctctgcctgaCGGAGACGTGCCCTGGCCTCGGCCCCGGCTGCCACATGCCAGGattgtccctgtccctgcccagccccagggacagcgGGGCTGGGATCACACACGGGCTACAGGCTGTAAATCACTCGGGCTTCCAGTAGCTGAGGATCTGCTCAGCCTTTCGCCGCACAGCCCTAGGATGGTATTTTTAGCCTGGCTTCCTAGAAAAAGCAAGATGGGCACGTGCAGGGCAGCATCTGCCTGGGCATCAGCACCTGCCCAGGACCTTTCAGCTGATTTCAGCCGATCAACCAGTCTTAGGCCCAGGGGGTTCCCTGGAGCATCCCGAAAAGCAGCGAGCCCAGAGGGGTCCCCACTGGTGAGGGGACAAGGCGGTTTGGCCACGGGGCTGTGGCTTgggggaggcagctgcagggagaggagctgagttgcatctgtgctgctgccagggagcagccGTGGGGTTCTTTGAGTCCCGTCTCGAGTCGGAGAGAAGCTGGAGCCCATTGCTGGAGGAGAGAGAGATATGTGGCAAATCCATCTCAGGAATAACTCCCAACAGCATCTCCCCTCCTGGGCAGGAGAGGCCCCCGCACCAGCTCAGACCTGGAACCTCGGATGCCACAGGGGGAGATCTCTGCAGGGTTCCTTGGCCTTCTGATGAGGAATCCAATGACTGTGCCCCCCTCATTGCAGCCTCACGGCAGCCCACCCACGGCTGCTGAACCTCCCACTCTTCCCCAGGGCAATGCTTCTGCAGGCAGAGTGATGCTGCGCCCCCCGGGCACCGGCCCGCAACTGGTCCCATCCTCCTCAGCTGACTGGGGACTCGGCTGCCCTGGAAATGCTCCTCAGATGAAAGCAGCCGAATAACCTCCAGGGACCGAGGAGATTTGGGCCAAAGAGGACACGGGGATGGGAGGCTGGCAGTTCCCCTGCGGCACTTTGCTCTGAAGAGACTTCGAGTCTCTGTGCcaagcacagggctggctgctctgcccctgcccccagaGCCGGGCGAGTTCTTTTTATCAAACACACAGCCTGGATTAGAgggtttgttttactttttctctaGCAGCTGAGAGGGCAGCGCTGTGCCATGGTGCTGACAGAGGACCCTGTGCTCGCAGGTGGAGAGGAAGCTTGGGATGAAGGCTGGCTAGTCTGCAGCACCGCAGCCACCGGCTCAGAGCCACAGCACTGTTCCCTGACTCCAGAACCCAGGAGCTGTTGGGATGGCTCCGGAACCTGGGAGCTGTTGGGAAGACAGATTTGCTTTCACACCTGCAAAGCTGTTCCATCCTCTGCCGtccacagctgagcccaggctggcaggagcagcaggcaggaaggtgctgggggGGCTCGGTGGCTGCCTGGGTGCTGGGAGCATCCCCCTCTCCAGCCCCGGCTTCTGTGCCCTCCGTGGGGGCATCCGATGAGCAGCTgcatcccctgccccagcgcagCGGATCAGCCcgggcacacacacacacctcacAGCTGGGCAACGGCTTGGTCTGatccagcacccagcaccccggGGCTGCAGCGGTTTACATGAGTGCCACCCAGCAGGGTCACCTCCCCAAGCCCCCTGGGACCAGCCCCTGGTCTTGGCATCCCCATCATGGTGCCGGTGGGGGACCATGCACGGCAGAGGCAGGGTTGCCCCCGCAATGCCCTGGGCACGTGCCTCTCTGTGCCGCTGGCACGGCTGGCATCGCCCAGCCACATGCCAGGGAGCTTTTTTAGCCTAAGCAGAATAAAACCAGAGTGATTATATTTCCTGTCTCCCTGCTCAGGGCGGGAGGGAAATTGTTTGATGCTAATCCCCTTGTTTAATCCACCAGCAACCTGACATGCTAACAGTCAAGATTAACTCCCGAATGGTTAGACATGCAGCTGTTGGTGGCGGGGACGGTGGAGCAGAACAAGACGAGAACGTCCCCATGCGCTTTTTGGGCTCCTACGcgctcccagcagcagaggaggggggGACTTAGGAGCAGCGTGGAGAGAGGGTTTTTGGTTTTCAGGATCGAGTTCCTCCGTGACGAGCAGTTTTCACCAGGCTGGAATTTCCCCTGGTACAGAAAGGGAGACTCCAGCTGTCCCGGGAAAGGTCACCTCAGGGGCTGACTTGCTTCCAGGCTCTGGCAGAGCTACCATGCGACAGCAAGATTTTTAGATGTGCCTGGGAAGCAAAATTCAGGCCCCCATCCCCCATGATGCCACcggcctcatcctgctgctgcctcagccgGTGTCCACGCAGGGCCAGAGCTACAGGGGCAGGATggagccagcccccccagggcaggacccccagcccaggggaaCTGGGATCCAGCCAGGGCATCGCTTTGAGACAGGTGCCCCAAGgatcctgctccagctgctctgcgCCCTCCTTGCTGCAGACCTGCACCTGACTTGGAGTTTCAATTTGTCTGACTTGATCTCCAAGCCCTCGGTTCTTACTATTCCTCTCTCAGTTAAAGAGCCCTTTAATACCCAGCGGTTTTCTCCCTGGGAAGGTACTTGCACACTGTAATCAAGTCACATCTCAGGCTACTTTTCGATAAGCTAAACAGATTGAGCTAGAAGTCTCTGCTAAACACCCAACCTCAGGAAAGGGCCAACCTGAGGTGCTGCCAAGCAGCCTGGAGctttcagctcttcagctggTGCATTGGAAGGTGAATTGTTGCTTTCTGATGCACAGATGAGAAATGAAATGGGCTGTATGAAAATAAGTTGTCGCGCTGCCCTTGCTTTGGTCTGTGAGCACACACGGCTGCCGGAGGCACGAGGGGTGCTGGGTCCTGGGGCTGTGCCCATCTCCACACCAAGTCCTGGCTTGGAAGCCTGTGGGAAGCTGGTGGAAAACTGAGCAGGTGGAAAACACCTTCGCCGCACTTTCACCAACAAaacttgcagcagcagctgtttgctgCGGGGCTAATGATGCCTGTCTCCACATACAGGCAGGGAGTTATGACGGCCGGGAACGTAAGTGCTTTGGGGAGCTGAGATAAGCAAAGATGCTCCAAGCCACAGGCTTAAATCCAGAGGTTATTGACAAGGGATGTGTCAGTGCACAAGAACCAGGCCAGCAGCCCGGCTACTGAAAGGGCAATTGGAGTGAAGTGGGGCTTCAGGCTTGTTTAATCCCAGGACAAGcctgcctggcactgcctgaAGGGTCAGGTACATCTGTCTCCATCCGTGGGGGCACGGCCacgctgtgctgcagggaggagggagcggggtggcacagggcagggtgCAGCCCCCTTGGGGGGACCCGGGCTGTGCAAGGAGTGGGGGGAGTAGGGGgccccccagctgggggtctgacccacagcaggaggaagagcgGTGCCAAGAGAAGACACTGTGCTGGGGGCGAGCCTGCCAGGagtgggctggggctgcgctCGGGCAGCTCCACGACACACAGACCTGGTCAAACATGGACTTTCAGCCTCCCTGAGCCCCTGGGGCTCCAAAGCCAGTTTATCAGCACACGCCAGACCTGATCGATGCGGGAGTGACCTGAATGGCTGATCAGAGGGGAGCAGCCACTGCCTCTGCCCTGGTCTGAGGGATGCAGCGACAACGCGCGCTTGGAGAaggctgccctggcagccagggtgGATTAACGGGGGTCACAGGAATGCACAGCCCTCACACACCCTCACACAGGCTGGCCTGGCCATGAGCAGCCTGGGGACTCAGCCACACGAGTCTGGCTCTGAAGGACGCTGGCTCTGAAGGACGCTGGCCAAGGTCGCAGCACtgagagctgcagctcagctgctccctgccgcCAGACCCAAGGTGACCGAGCCCCCGGGAAGGAGAAGCCAGATGGGCTGGCGTTAAagcagggatgcagagggagGAACAAGCAGAGGCTGGATGCAGACCCATTTGCAAAAACCCACAGAGTCCCACAGAGTGCTGTTCTCCTGGCCCTGTACCCCACAGGGTCAGGCTCAAAAATGGGCAAGTTTGGGTCAATATTGCAGAAATTCTGGTTTGGGGCACCAAAGCGGACAGCCAGGTCCATCTAGGCTGGTGAGAGGTCGCACcacccagtgctgcaggcaCCCACCGAGTTCACGCACAGCCTGGATTCTCCCAGCACAAACCAGGGCAATTTGAGCTTAGCAAAACGCTCTGGGGTCCCTGCAGGAGGGATCCTGCCTGGGGAGAGGTAGGAGAAGCCATCCCAGCCCGCAGAGAGCTACAAATAACTCAAACGGCCTCATTACCCAGTTTTTGATGAACAAGAGTTTGGTTGGATGTTTTCCCCGGGGGATAATCACCTGAAACTGGGCTACGCCTCATTAGGGCAGAAGATGCTGCTCCAAAGCCAGGCAGGAGTGGCagggggctcccagcccagGGTCCCCGccggcagcatccccagccccgggcccggAGGCTGGTGACCCCTGTGCCCTCGCCTGCAGCCCCCGCTGCGAGCCGCCCCTCGCCCGCCGCGGGAGCTCCTGGCGCCCACCGGGAGCACGGAGGGACCGcgaacccccccgccccgagccaCCGCGTTGCTTACCGGAGCGGGAGACCCCCGGGCTGGCACCCACACGCGTGGCCGGGTCCCGCGGGGAGGGGACACGCACGGAGCGGCGGGTGCGagcgccgcagccccccgcccggcaCGGGCTGAGCATCCCCCCGCCGGCGGACGGCCCCCTCGGGGCCCgctgccccgcgccccccgcccgcggctCCCCGGGCATCGCCCGTTGCCCGCAGCCGGGCCGGGGCTTCCCTCTAGCGACCGGCGGCGGGAGAgcacggcggggccggggctgcagcacccccgccgggccgcggggacgccgagccccccgccccgacCCCCCCGGCCCCGAGCTCTGGGGGCCCCGCCGCTCCCTCAGCATCCCCGGCTCGAAGGGGCCCGGCGAGCCCAGCGCGCCCGGGGTGGCCCCAGCTGAgccccgcggggaccccccAGCTGccggggcagggacccctgggCATTTCTGCCAAGGTCAAACCCACCCGCAGCTCCATGCGAGTCCTGCAGGACTGAGCCGCCCCGGAGGCGCTAGGGCTCATTCTGCGCCCCAGGGAGGTTTGGTCTCGGGTGGGTCCACTGTGTGCAGCCACTCGGGGCACCCACAGGTGCCTCCCCGGGGACCCCTGCGCTGCCAGCGCGGTGGGCGGTGGGGTCTGGCTCTCCCGCAGGCAATCGGGGGGTCGGGCTGGGTGCAAGGGCTGTCCCAGACGGAGCCCACCGGCTCTCACAAGAAGTGAAGCTGCCGAcacttcccccagccccagcacacaccCGTTTTTAATAGAGGGACATCGGGAGCACAAAGCGGACCAGAGGCTGCCGGAGAAACGCTGGGCCATGTCCTGAGCCCCTGTGAAATGGCTGGTTCTCCTGGCAGGGTTGTGGAGACACCCCCCGTGCCCCACattgctggagggcaggagggggaacGCAGCGCCATggggagcagctgccagcagggaaaGATTCCCAGTGCTTTCCCATCCCAGTGTCTCATCCTTCCTGCATGGGTGCAGCAAAGCCTCCTCCTGCAGTTGCAGCTGTAGCAAgggatgtgctgcagcagatcAGTCCAGCGAGGAACAAGGGAGCACTGACTGCATGAGCCTGGAGGGAAGGTCCCACGCCAAGGGCAATGGGAAGGGTCCTGCTGTCCCAGAAAGTGGCCTGGGAATAGTCGTCTTCTGAGCAGAGTCTGTGCTACAAGAGCTGGCCGTGGATGCTAGAGCAGTACTCCACATAGTCAAACTCCTTGACGGGGAATGTCACACTGCTCCACTTCTTGTACTTCTTCTTCTCAGCCGGCGTCTCCACCACGAAGTTTTTGATGGAGAGGATGGGCAGCTTCACCTGCCGGTAGATCATCTCCATTCCCCACTCCtgtgtgggcagggaggggacagtCACGCAGCCTGCAGCGCAGcatccccaggctgcagggccACACAGCCCTGGGATGGAGGCAGCTCCTTGCTGCCAGGTCACATCCCCTTCGGAGACAGCTGCCCGTGTCCACGTCCTGCATGTGCAGCAGGCACATCACACGGGCACGTGTCAAAGGGACATACAGCTCCATCCctcagccaggagctggggaaCAAGGCACAGCCCCTCCTGTCCCTCCAGTTCCAACTGGGCTGCAGCCACGGGGGGTTGCCACACTCACCTGGCTGCACTCACTGCACATGATGCGACAGCCGGGCTCCCAGTCTTTGAAAGCCCGCTGGAACTGTATTTTCCCAGAGGAAACTCTGTAATACAACCTGCAAGGAACCGAAAGACACTCTAAGGACAATGGTCCAGGGGACAGAAATAGGGCAGCACATGTGCTCCCATAGTCACAAAGTCCACAAAGCCCCCACGATCTCCCTGGACCACTGTCCCCAAGAAAAAGCTGGCAGCAAgctgctgccaccccctgcccgTCCTGGGGGGAAAGTGGGGCAGCTCATGCAAGCGATGCCTGCCAGCTGGTCTGCACCCGCTCGCCCCCGCCAGCGCCCAGCTCCTACCCGAAGTTGGGGTTGATGTTAACGTGGTGCATGCCCTCCACGGTGCGGATGTCGCTGCCGCGGCACACTGCCATGTTGCAGTTGACGCAGTAGAGGTAAACAGCGTCCGGGTCgtgcagctgcctcctctcACTGATCCTGGCTTCCTTCATTAGCCAGCTGGCAACAGCAATTCGCTGCAGCTCGCTGATCTGCAGAGGGCCCGGAGGGGGAGGGCAGAGGTCAGGGCAGGGCTACGGGCACAGACAGATGGCAGGCATGGCAagacacacagccacagagagaTGCACCGTCCCAGAGAGTGCAAGCTGCGTGGCAGGACAGACAGGACAGGGTGGGCACACGCTGCCCTGTGCACCTGATGCTACCCCCTCCCAGGAGCCGGTGCTGCTCCAAGGGGAGAGCAGGCAGCCAAAACCAGGGCGCAGAAGGCAGTGCCCAAGCATCAGAcgtgggcagcagctgcctggcccTCCTggtgcccagggcagcacccagcGCTCACCTTGAGGCGGTACTCCTGCTCAGGCATGGCTTGCACTGCTCTGATGGCCCTCTCCATGAGCTCCACGAGGTCCTCGTTGAGCAGTTCACGGAAGACCTCTCTGCTGTTGGCTTTGGCGAGGACGGAGTAGACACTGTTCTCGGCACGGGCACGGCCCCGGGCCTGCAGCAGAAGTGCCAAATGCTGCAGTCAGCAGAGGAGGGACATGGCTGGCCCCCCCTGCCTCCACCGCACCACCCGTGGGGATGGATCCACCCTGTGCACTCCTCCGTGCCTTGCCAAGGAGATGCTCTGCCAGGGGCTGGGTTCAcccccagggagctgccagcagctgtgggatgCGACTGTGTCCCATCCTGGTGGCTTTGGGGAATCTGGGCAGAGTGGCCAGAGGGAGCCCAGGCAGGTACCTGCATCATGGCGATCTCATTGGTCATCAGCCCATAGCGAACCACGATGTTGCACTCAGGGATATCCAGGCCCTCCTCAGCCACGCTGGTGGAGAAGAGCAGGTTGAGGGCTCCCTTGCGGAACAGGTTGATCACATCCTGCTGCTCGttctgggggaagaggagggagatgCTTCAGCAGCTGCGCAGGGCTCCGAGCCCCGGGGCAGCACCCACAAAGCGTGCGGAGAAGGGTCGGTCCAGCTCCATCCCACCCTCCACTCACCTGCGTCATGTGCCTGGTCTGGTTGCTGTAGCCGGCGCCGGTGAGGACAGCGGCCCTGATGTGCTGCCCGCAGAGCGCGGCCGTGTCCTGCAGCCAGCTGAGCAGGCTGTGGGCACTCTGCCGGGTCTTGGTGAAGACGATGCCACGAGAAGTTCCCAGGGGTTGGAAATGTTCCTGCAGGATCTCCTCCAGCTTGCCCAGCCTGGGGTTCTCATAGCGCTGGTCCCCAGCGAGCGCCCGCAGGGTCGCCCTGTTCTCTGTGCAGGCAAGCGGGGTGTCATGGgggccccccaccccctgaaTGCAGCCAGCACCGACCCCCCGCCCAGGCCCCTCTGTTACCCTCAAACAGTGCAGTGAGGAACTGTTCGGTGGGGTCCTTGGTGTCCCTCTCGGTGGCATAGAACTGCTGGAGGCACTGGAAGGCGTCGATCATCCGCACCGTGTCGTTGATCAGCAACGCGTCATTGTACTTGCGCAAGTGCAGTGCACACACCCGCATCTTGCGACAAAAGGTCTCGGCGCCTGGCAAGGGCCGGGTGTGCCATGGTCACGGCATGTCCCCgtggctgccagctctgccctgctgcaccCGCCCTGCCGCCTCCTCAcctctcttctccagctccACGATGTGCTGCTCGTAAATCTGCGTGCCGAAGTCCTGAGGCAGGCCAGGCATCTCCATGTACTGCTGGATCTGCTCCATcatctccttcagctgctcaCCAAAGGGGtcctgggagcagagaggggCTCAGGACCCGAGGAACTGGAAACACTGTTCTGCATGGTCTCGGAGGCACAGCCCAGAGTGCCTGGGCTGGGGTTGGGGGCTTGTTTGCGTGGCAGCACCCAGATGGTTATTGGATCCCTCTGCACCAAAGCTCTGGATCAACCAATTCCTCGCACTGGCATGAGCTAAGCAGACAGGGGgatgcagccccccagctcagcagggctTGGGGGTCTCGTCTTCCAGCCCCTACAGCTGCCCTCACCTGCGCTCTCTCTTGGCACAGGTCATACTGCTTCGTGGGCTGGGGGACGTGGCTCTGCAGGTGCTGCGCCTCCTCCTGCACCGACGCGATTTTCTCAACGTCCAGGTTAGCGCAGATCTGAGGGCGAGACCCCACTTCCAGCCCTGAGCCCGGCAGCCCAGGGTGACACGGTGCTCGCTGGCAGCCCCGTAAATTTAGGGACATCTGCCCTGGGCCACCCAGCTTATCAACACCCACCCCGAGGAACACCCTGCTACACCCAGGGGAAGCTGTGCCAGGTCGCTGTGCCCTGTCTTGGCACAGGATGGGGGGCACAGGACCCACCTGCAGGATGTGCTCTACAGCCCCCTCAAAGGAGGTTGCCCCCCCGGTGCCAGGGGATGCCGTCAGTCCCAGGACCTGTGGCAGATCCTGCTGCCCACTGAGCTTGCGCTGGAGATAATTCAGCATGATTTTGTTGTAGACGGCTTCCTTCTGCGTGTGGTGACATTCGTCTATCACCAGCAGTGAGAAATCTGCACCGGGTGAGAGAGGGGAGCGAGGtgagccccccagcccagcccagccgtgGGGAGAGCGTCGCCTGGGGTCCTGTGCCCACCTGTCAGCTCCACGTGCATGTCCTCCTCCTCGCTGACCAGCGCGTTGTGCAGGATCTGGGCCGTGCAGATGACAACATCGCTCTGCTTCACCATGCAGGCGAAGAAGGACTTCTGGCTGCTGTCCCCACTGATGGCCGTCACCCTGAAGGTGTCCTGCAGCGCATGGAACTCCTTCTTGGCGTGCTGGTCCACCAGATGCACCTGCGCGCAAGAGACccccctgctcagcaccagcccagcaccacaACCCAGTGATCCCCAGGGCAGGGTTGGGGGGCACCTTGTTGACCAGCACGGCCACCCTGCCGCCCACCCGGCTctccaggtgctgctggcagacGTAGACGGCGGCGCGGGTCTTGCCGGCACCCGTGGGCAGCCAGATGATGGTGTTGCAGCCCCCAAGGGCCGGGGCCACCGCTTCCAGCTGGTACCCCCCTCAGCTCCATCCCTGCCGGCCGCAGCTGGGAAACGAAACTGGGGGCGGTGCATCCCGCTGGAGCCCCAGCCAGGgggggccccgccggccgcgctGCCAGCCCGAGCTCAGCCGCTCGTGAACCCCCCTCCGGGAGCCCCAGCCACGGGCAGAAACCGAAACAGAAACCGGGGAGCTCCCACAGCCGCCCCACTGCAGCACCCCCCAAccccgctccccagcccccccagttcAGCCCAGTACGCCCAGCCCAGGGGCTCTCCACTCCGAGCTGCTCCGGTCCCTCTTCCTTGCCTCAAACACCCCCCACAACCCAGGCTGCAGGGCCAGACTCCAGGATGCAGCTAGGTCTGCACAAggacatttatttaaaaaaaaaaaagaaaaaaaaaaaaaagacaacgtacaacaaaaaaaaaaaccaacccagaaaacaaaacaaaaccaacagtcAAGTGGAATGGGTGGCAGAGATGTGTGGAGGGGGCTGGTCCCACCCCAGTGAGCCACAGAGCATCACCAGTGCCCACCCAGTGATGACAGCAGGGGGAGGACGGGGCAAGGCAGCAAGGGACCAAGCGAGAGTGGGGGACAAACCAATGCTGGGGCCAGGcgctccccagcccagcacccaaGGGGTATGGCAACACGGCTCACGAGGCGCAAGGAGAGGGCAggggggggaaggtggtggGCAGGAGCCATCCCTGCACCCCAGTGCAGAGGCTGGCTACcggctggggcagagcagggggtgCAGGGACCACGGCAGCGCCAggcaccccacagccccagcagccagggctgccagcacccccccaacccctggccACGCAAGGGGCaggcctggctg
This DNA window, taken from Falco peregrinus isolate bFalPer1 chromosome 18, bFalPer1.pri, whole genome shotgun sequence, encodes the following:
- the DHX58 gene encoding ATP-dependent RNA helicase DHX58, which translates into the protein MVKQSDVVICTAQILHNALVSEEEDMHVELTDFSLLVIDECHHTQKEAVYNKIMLNYLQRKLSGQQDLPQVLGLTASPGTGGATSFEGAVEHILQICANLDVEKIASVQEEAQHLQSHVPQPTKQYDLCQERAQDPFGEQLKEMMEQIQQYMEMPGLPQDFGTQIYEQHIVELEKRGAETFCRKMRVCALHLRKYNDALLINDTVRMIDAFQCLQQFYATERDTKDPTEQFLTALFEENRATLRALAGDQRYENPRLGKLEEILQEHFQPLGTSRGIVFTKTRQSAHSLLSWLQDTAALCGQHIRAAVLTGAGYSNQTRHMTQNEQQDVINLFRKGALNLLFSTSVAEEGLDIPECNIVVRYGLMTNEIAMMQARGRARAENSVYSVLAKANSREVFRELLNEDLVELMERAIRAVQAMPEQEYRLKISELQRIAVASWLMKEARISERRQLHDPDAVYLYCVNCNMAVCRGSDIRTVEGMHHVNINPNFGLYYRVSSGKIQFQRAFKDWEPGCRIMCSECSQEWGMEMIYRQVKLPILSIKNFVVETPAEKKKYKKWSSVTFPVKEFDYVEYCSSIHGQLL